From a region of the Coffea arabica cultivar ET-39 chromosome 3e, Coffea Arabica ET-39 HiFi, whole genome shotgun sequence genome:
- the LOC113737408 gene encoding galactolipase DONGLE, chloroplastic-like, giving the protein MATCMHRMHNAYTNFYAFSGNVFSENISGKCLSLGSSTPSFKTNGVQLGKQPVIMSASLIAPSMVKKVVATGSRLARGWREIQGMNNWENLVEPLDSLLREEIIRYGEFVVACYKAFELDPNSKRYLNCKYGKRNLLNEVGLENSGYEVTKYIYATPDINVPIQNSPSCGRWVGYVAVSSDHESAKLGRRDLLITFRGTVTNPEWIANLMSSLTEARLDPHNPRPEVKVESGFLSLYTADESQSKFGLPSCREQLLSEVSRVLNKYQGEEMSITIAGHSMGSSLALLLAYDISELGLNKEVSTNDNVPVTVFSFGGPRVGNSGFKERCEELGVKVLRIVNVNDPITKLPGVFFNESLKVLAERYDLPWSCSCYAHVGVELLLDFFKMHNPSCVHDLETYINLLKRPNNLEIQRLGFNFVQKAKKMALSAPKFKRLSWRNAGLNMAGLGQSQRT; this is encoded by the coding sequence ATGGCAACCTGTATGCACAGAATGCATAATGCATATACcaatttttatgcattttctggAAATGTTTTTTCTGAAAACATATCTGGAAAATGTTTATCTTTGGGAAGTAGTACTCCATCGTTTAAAACTAATGGAGTGCAATTAGGGAAGCAGCCAGTAATAATGTCTGCTTCCCTAATTGCACCATCTATGGTGAAGAAAGTCGTGGCTACAGGTTCGAGATTGGCTCGTGGTTGGAGAGAGATACAAGGGATGAACAACTGGGAAAACCTAGTGGAACCCTTGGATTCTCTTCTCCGGGAGGAGATTATTCGGTATGGGGAGTTCGTTGTTGCATGTTACAAGGCTTTCGAGCTTGATCCCAACTCGAAAAGATACTTGAATTGCAAGTATGGGAAGAGGAATCTCCTGAATGAAGTTGGATTGGAAAACTCTGGCTATGAGGTAACGAAATACATTTATGCTACTCCTGACATTAATGTTCCAATCCAAAATAGCCCCAGTTGCGGTAGATGGGTAGGATATGTTGCAGTATCCAGTGATCATGAAAGTGCTAAGCTGGGAAGAAGAGATTTGCTGATCACATTTCGTGGTACAGTTACTAATCCAGAATGGATAGCGAATCTGATGAGCTCATTGACAGAAGCACGTCTTGATCCTCATAATCCTCGGCCTGAGGTGAAAGTGGAATCTGGATTTCTAAGTTTGTATACTGCAGATGAAAGCCAAAGCAAATTCGGGCTCCCCAGTTGCCGGGAGCAGCTTCTTTCGGAGGTTTCTAGGGTACTGAATAAGTACCAAGGAGAGGAAATGAGCATCACCATTGCTGGACATAGCATGGGGAGCTCGCTTGCTCTTCTACTTGCATATGACATTTCTGAGCTTGGATTGAACAAGGAAGTTTCGACTAATGATAATGTACCAGTTACGGTTTTTTCGTTTGGAGGGCCTAGAGTTGGGAACTCCGGCTTCAAAGAACGTTGTGAGGAGCTAGGAGTTAAGGTTTTGAGGATTGTGAATGTTAATGATCCAATCACGAAGCTTCCAGGGGTTTTTTTCAATGAGAGTTTGAAGGTTTTGGCCGAGAGGTACGATCTTCCTTGGAGCTGCTCGTGCTATGCTCATGTGGGAGTTGAATTGCTGCTTGATTTCTTCAAGATGCATAACCCTTCTTGTGTTCATGATCTAGAAACATATATCAACTTGCTAAAACGTCCCAACAATTTGGAGATTCAAAGGTTAGGTTTCAATTTTGTACAGAAAGCAAAGAAGATGGCTTTGAGTGCTCCAAAGTTCAAGAGATTATCTTGGAGAAACGCAGGCCTCAATATGGCTGGACTAGGTCAATCACAAAGGACGTGA